In Nicotiana tabacum cultivar K326 chromosome 21, ASM71507v2, whole genome shotgun sequence, one DNA window encodes the following:
- the LOC107793762 gene encoding DEAD-box ATP-dependent RNA helicase 53, mitochondrial-like: MASLSTPLRYSKMNSLFLLRNTSSSLTSKRVTLNSISHIFSTDKFIPRNALKVSQIHSFTTSVTPSAAVSNWVNGNFGYSVRAFNVAATAFADLEEECDVDNGVGLEISKLGISEEIVSALAQRGITSLFPIQKAVLEPAMQGSDMIGRARTGTGKTLAFGIPIMDKIIKFNNKKGRGRNPLALILAPTRELARQVEKEFYESAPVLDTLCVYGGVPIQRQMSTLQRGADIVVGTPGRIIDLLKRGSLNLSEIQFVVLDEADQMLNVGFAEDVETILENVRQKHQTMMFSATMPSWIMKITNKFLKKPIHIDLVGDSDQKLADGISLYSIACEMRQKPAVLGPLISEHAKGGKCIVFTQTKRDADRLASSMQKTLRCEALHGDITQSQRERTLSGFRQGQFNVLVATDVAARGLDVPNVDLVIHYELPNSSEIFVHRSGRTGRAGKKGSAILMHSSKQHRDVKGIEHDAGCRFTELPSIKVEAGAADMYSDMGKGSDRFGSYGGTMRSRSGDFGGGRSGGYGNKGSRFGGEGASSSRTGGYSGTGSGRSGGGYGGTSSGRSGKFGGSGGSKRLGGFRNFGSGRSSRFGDSQSDRNNRSSRFDDFGDGKDSGDQSSGRNSISRRRAPWDFSINR; this comes from the exons ATGGCTTCCCTCTCCACTCCTTTAAGATACAGCAAAATGAATAGTCTTTTTCTACTGAGAAACACTTCATCTTCACTAACCTCAAAAAGGGTCACCTTAAATTCAATTTCCCATATCTTTAGTACTGATAAATTCATTCCAAGAAATGCTCTTAAAGTTTCACAAATTCACAGCTTTACCACTTCTGTAACTCCATCAGCAGCAGTGTCGAATTGGGTTAATGGTAATTTTGGGTATAGTGTGAGGGCATTTAATGTGGCTGCTACTGCATTTGCAGATTTAGAAGAAGAGTGTGATGTTGATAATGGGGTTGGGCTTGAGATATCAAAGCTTGGTATTTCTGAGGAAATTGTTTCTGCTTTGGCTCAAAGGGGAATTACTTCTCTTTTTCCTATTCAG AAAGCTGTTTTGGAACCAGCAATGCAGGGGTCGGACATGATTGGCCGAGCTAGAACTGGAACTGGAAAGACACTAGCTTTTGGCATTCCTATCATGGATAAGATCAtcaaattcaacaataaaaaaGG ACGGGGAAGAAACCCTTTGGCATTGATCTTGGCTCCCACTAGAGAACTTGCACGGCAGGTGGAGAAAGAATTTTATGAGTCTGCTCCTGTTTTGGATACACTGTGTGTTTATGGTGGTGTCCCCATTCAACGCCAAATGAGTACTCTTCAAAGGGGTGCAGACATTGTTGTTGGGACACCTGGTCGGATCATTGATCTGCTGAAGAGGGGGTCCTTGAATTTATCAGAAATCCAGTTCGTTGTTCTAGATGAAGCTGATCAGATGCTTAACGTGGGCTTCGCGGAGGATGTTGAAACCATTCTTGAAAATGTTCGGCAGAAACATCAGACGATGATGTTTTCAGCCACAATGCCAAGTTGGATAATGAAAATTACCAACAAGTTCTTGAAGAAGCCAATTCACATTGATCTT GTAGGGGATTCTGACCAGAAATTAGCCGATGGAATTTCCTTGTATTCAATTGCTTGTGAGATGCGTCAGAAACCGGCAGTTCTTGGACCCTTAATATCA GAGCATGCAAAAGGAGGCAAGTGTATTGTCTTTACTCAAACAAAGCGTGATGCTGATAGGTTGGCGAGTTCAATGCAAaaaactttgagatgtgaagctTTGCATGGGGATATCACACAAAGCCAGAGGGAGAGAACTCTGTCCGGTTTTCGACAAGGTCAATTCAATGTATTGGTGGCCACTGATGTTGCTGCTCGAGGGCTTGATGTACCTAATGTTGATCTG GTGATACATTACGAACTTCCAAACTCTTCAGAGATCTTTGTTCATCGATCTGGTCGAACTGGACGTGCTGGGAAGAAAGGAAGTGCCATTCTCATGCATTCCTCAAAGCAGCATAGGGATGTGAAAGGTATTGAGCATGATGCCGGATGCAGATTTACTGAG CTCCCAAGTATTAAAGTAGAGGCTGGAGCAGCAGACATGTATAGTGACATGGGCAAAGGCAGCGACCGCTTTGGTTCCTATGGAGGCACCATGCGTAGTCGATCTGGTGATTTTGGTGGAGGTCGTTCTGGTGGCTATGGAAATAAAGGCAGCAGGTTTGGTGGAGAAGGCGCTTCATCTTCTCGAACAGGTGGATACAGTGGAACTGGTTCAGGAAGATCAGGGGGTGGCTATGGTGGAACTAGCTCGGGCCGCTCAGGAAAGTTTGGTGGTTCTGGAGGCTCAAAACGTTTGGGTGGTTTCCGTAATTTTGGTTCGGGCCGTTCTAGTAGATTTGGAGATTCACAGTCTGACCGCAATAACCGTTCAAGCCGTTTTGATGACTTCGGAGATGGCAAGGATAGTGGTGATCAGAGTTCAGGGAGGAACTCCATTTCAAG GAGGCGTGCCCCCTGGGACTTCTCCATTAATAGATGA